A stretch of Catenulispora sp. GP43 DNA encodes these proteins:
- a CDS encoding acyl-CoA dehydrogenase family protein, giving the protein MDLSFSTAEDAFRAEVRSWLAAHVPPEPLPSMDTAEGFEAHRRWELELFRERYSVVSWPAEYGGRGASITEWLIFEEEYWAAGSPGRVSQNGINLLAPSMLDHGTQAQKARFLPATASGEQIWAQVWSEPEAGSDLASLRSTAARAPSDDGWLLSGQKTWSSRATFADWGFGLFRSDPAAERHRGLTYFLFPLTAPGITVRPIPQFDGEPGFAELFFDEVYVPDTDVLGAAGDGWKVTMATAGKERGLYLRSPGRYLATAARLVALWEEAGRPAEFRDRVAEAWIGARAYRLATFETAARIADGGTLGAETSVNKLFWSELDLAMHETALDLLGPHAERLDSAWMDGYLFALAGPIYAGTNEVQRNVVAERVLGLPRGPR; this is encoded by the coding sequence GTGGACCTGAGCTTCAGCACGGCCGAGGACGCGTTCCGGGCGGAGGTGCGCTCCTGGCTGGCCGCCCACGTGCCGCCCGAGCCGCTGCCGTCGATGGACACCGCCGAGGGCTTCGAAGCGCACCGCCGCTGGGAGCTGGAGCTGTTCCGGGAGCGGTACTCGGTGGTGTCGTGGCCGGCCGAATACGGCGGACGCGGCGCGTCGATCACCGAGTGGCTGATCTTCGAGGAGGAGTACTGGGCCGCGGGCAGCCCGGGCCGGGTCTCGCAGAACGGGATCAACCTGCTCGCGCCGTCGATGCTGGACCACGGGACCCAGGCGCAGAAGGCGCGGTTCCTACCGGCGACGGCCTCCGGCGAACAGATCTGGGCGCAGGTGTGGTCCGAGCCGGAGGCCGGGTCGGACCTGGCGTCGCTGCGCTCGACGGCGGCGCGGGCGCCGTCGGACGACGGATGGCTGCTGTCGGGGCAGAAGACGTGGTCCTCCCGCGCCACGTTCGCGGACTGGGGCTTCGGCCTGTTCCGCAGCGACCCGGCCGCCGAACGTCATCGAGGGCTGACCTATTTCCTGTTCCCCTTGACCGCGCCGGGGATCACGGTGCGCCCGATCCCGCAGTTCGACGGCGAGCCGGGCTTCGCAGAGCTCTTCTTCGACGAGGTGTACGTCCCGGACACGGACGTGCTCGGCGCGGCCGGCGACGGCTGGAAGGTCACGATGGCCACCGCCGGCAAGGAACGCGGCCTGTACCTGCGCTCGCCGGGACGGTATCTGGCGACGGCCGCGCGGCTGGTCGCGCTGTGGGAGGAGGCCGGCCGGCCGGCGGAGTTCCGGGACCGGGTCGCCGAGGCGTGGATCGGGGCCCGGGCCTACCGGCTGGCGACGTTCGAGACGGCGGCGCGGATCGCGGACGGCGGCACGCTCGGCGCGGAGACCAGCGTGAACAAGCTGTTCTGGTCGGAGCTGGACCTGGCGATGCACGAGACGGCGCTGGACCTGCTCGGCCCGCACGCCGAGCGGCTGGACTCGGCGTGGATGGACGGCTACCTGTTCGCCCTGGCCGGGCCGATCTACGCCGGGACGAACGAGGTACAGCGCAATGTGGTCGCCGAGCGGGTGCTCGGGTTGCCGAGGGGGCCGCGATGA
- a CDS encoding alpha/beta hydrolase: MTLDPYARAIMDALTLVFPDLGGAVTDAAEAREILALAPDLPVVVELPSVVDRTIPGPEGAPDIPVRIYRPVPDQATVTPGVVFFHGGGFTICNVALYDNFCRELAHTTGATVVSVEYRLAPETPYPGGLEDAYAATSWVWTHAAELGVDPARLAVAGDSAGGNFAAVVSLMARDRAAQGNPSPAIAYQLLVYPSVDLAEDGYPSREENGTGFFLTTQHMTWFHEQYVQGADISDPHMSPINAPDHTGLPRACVVTAEHDPLRDEGDAYAAKLAAAGVAVDHIQVAGMFHGFLNMPHPTAEKTRAAVFAAVRAGLEGTGSTAGP; encoded by the coding sequence ATGACGCTCGATCCGTATGCCCGCGCCATCATGGACGCGCTCACCCTGGTCTTCCCGGACCTCGGCGGCGCCGTCACCGACGCGGCCGAGGCGCGCGAGATCCTCGCCCTGGCCCCGGATCTGCCGGTCGTGGTGGAGCTGCCGTCGGTCGTGGACCGGACGATTCCCGGCCCCGAGGGCGCCCCGGACATCCCCGTCCGGATCTATCGTCCGGTGCCGGATCAGGCCACTGTGACACCGGGCGTCGTGTTCTTCCACGGCGGCGGCTTCACCATCTGCAACGTCGCCCTCTATGACAATTTCTGCCGCGAACTCGCGCACACCACCGGCGCGACGGTGGTCTCGGTGGAGTACCGGCTCGCGCCGGAGACGCCTTATCCCGGCGGGCTTGAGGACGCCTACGCGGCCACCTCGTGGGTCTGGACGCACGCCGCGGAACTCGGCGTGGACCCCGCACGCCTGGCCGTCGCCGGGGACAGCGCCGGCGGCAACTTCGCGGCCGTGGTGTCGCTGATGGCCCGGGACCGTGCGGCTCAGGGGAATCCGAGTCCTGCGATCGCCTACCAGCTGCTGGTCTATCCCTCGGTCGACCTCGCCGAGGACGGCTATCCCTCGCGGGAGGAGAACGGAACCGGCTTCTTCCTCACCACGCAGCACATGACGTGGTTCCACGAGCAGTACGTGCAGGGCGCCGACATCTCCGACCCCCACATGTCGCCGATCAACGCGCCGGACCACACCGGTCTGCCGCGCGCCTGCGTCGTCACCGCCGAGCACGACCCGCTGCGGGACGAGGGCGACGCCTACGCGGCCAAGCTCGCCGCGGCCGGCGTCGCCGTGGACCACATCCAGGTCGCGGGGATGTTCCACGGCTTCCTGAACATGCCGCACCCGACCGCCGAGAAGACCCGCGCCGCGGTGTTCGCCGCGGTGCGGGCCGGGCTGGAGGGCACGGGGAGCACGGCAGGGCCCTGA
- a CDS encoding PadR family transcriptional regulator — translation MSPQSQDESAETGTGDPHLPATSWAVLGMLSFEQELSGYDIKKWADWSLKLFYWSPSFSQIYSELKRLEKHGYVTSRTVMQEDVRGKRVYAITDSGREAVRTWARTAPVEVPVLKHGVLLRVWLGHLTEPERLREIVTEHRDNSERRRAEAAVDAEAAHDETDWAYPEIALKWAERYHAAERDLAEQMLLDLDELAASGRATEPARAEERP, via the coding sequence GTGAGCCCTCAGTCACAGGACGAATCGGCGGAGACCGGCACCGGCGATCCGCACCTGCCCGCGACGAGCTGGGCGGTGCTCGGCATGCTGTCCTTCGAGCAGGAGCTGTCCGGCTACGACATCAAGAAGTGGGCCGACTGGTCGCTGAAGCTGTTCTACTGGTCGCCGTCGTTCAGCCAGATCTACAGCGAGCTCAAGCGGCTGGAGAAGCACGGGTACGTGACGTCGCGGACCGTGATGCAGGAAGACGTGCGCGGCAAGCGCGTGTACGCGATCACGGATTCCGGGCGCGAGGCGGTGCGGACCTGGGCCCGGACCGCGCCGGTCGAAGTGCCGGTGCTCAAGCACGGGGTGCTTCTCCGGGTGTGGTTGGGGCACCTGACCGAGCCGGAGCGGCTGCGCGAGATCGTGACGGAGCATCGCGACAACTCCGAACGCCGGCGCGCCGAGGCGGCAGTGGACGCCGAAGCTGCGCACGACGAGACGGACTGGGCCTATCCCGAGATCGCGCTGAAGTGGGCCGAGCGGTATCACGCGGCCGAGCGTGACCTGGCCGAGCAGATGCTGCTCGATCTGGACGAGCTGGCGGCTTCGGGGCGGGCCACGGAACCGGCGAGAGCAGAAGAGCGTCCATGA
- a CDS encoding LLM class flavin-dependent oxidoreductase, translated as MQFSVIFEAQLADPTPERERATLAACVEQAVAAEAAGFDRVWAVEHHSLLRYAHMSAPDVFLAHVAAKTSRIRLGHGVVCLPFGYGHPIRVAERAAMLDVLSGGRLDLGAGRGATRQEMAMCGVDPDSTYAQVEEALRIIGNCWTAEQFEWHGLLDIGPGQVLPRPVQTPHPPLFMACSKAATLRTAADYGVGALVLGFAGAEEIATMRGVYDAAIAERTGERFVSAVRNDHFAALCPTIVADDGDAAFRIGARGQRFFAESILHWYGGGPEPSEDTEDDDNAAVLRLEKEAVVAKLHEANIPVRPSSTGTYNVNHAYGTATRAVEYVEQLADIGVDEVICLIQMGTVPHGAAMETIRQWGAHVIPHFRKDESR; from the coding sequence GTGCAGTTCTCCGTGATCTTCGAGGCCCAGCTCGCCGACCCCACGCCCGAGCGCGAACGCGCCACCCTGGCCGCCTGTGTCGAACAGGCGGTGGCCGCCGAGGCCGCCGGCTTCGACCGGGTCTGGGCCGTCGAGCACCACTCCCTGCTGCGCTACGCCCACATGTCGGCGCCCGACGTCTTCCTGGCCCACGTCGCGGCCAAGACCAGCCGCATCCGCCTCGGCCACGGAGTCGTCTGCCTCCCCTTCGGCTACGGCCACCCGATCCGCGTGGCCGAACGCGCCGCGATGCTCGACGTGCTCTCCGGCGGCCGGCTGGACCTCGGCGCGGGCCGGGGCGCGACCCGGCAGGAGATGGCGATGTGCGGCGTGGACCCCGACTCGACCTACGCGCAGGTCGAGGAAGCCTTGCGGATCATCGGGAACTGCTGGACCGCCGAGCAGTTCGAGTGGCACGGACTGCTCGACATCGGCCCCGGCCAGGTGCTGCCCCGGCCGGTGCAGACGCCGCACCCGCCGCTGTTCATGGCGTGTTCGAAGGCTGCGACCCTGCGCACCGCGGCCGACTACGGCGTCGGCGCGCTGGTCCTGGGGTTCGCCGGCGCGGAGGAGATCGCCACGATGCGCGGCGTCTACGACGCGGCGATCGCCGAGCGCACCGGTGAGCGGTTCGTCTCGGCGGTCCGCAACGACCACTTCGCCGCGCTGTGTCCGACGATCGTGGCCGACGACGGCGACGCGGCCTTCCGGATCGGCGCGCGCGGCCAGCGGTTCTTCGCCGAGTCGATCCTGCACTGGTACGGCGGCGGCCCCGAACCGTCGGAGGACACCGAGGACGACGACAACGCGGCCGTACTCCGACTGGAGAAGGAAGCGGTCGTGGCCAAGCTGCACGAGGCGAACATCCCGGTCCGTCCGAGCTCCACCGGCACCTACAACGTGAACCACGCCTACGGCACGGCGACGCGGGCCGTCGAGTATGTCGAGCAACTGGCGGACATCGGCGTCGACGAGGTGATCTGCCTGATTCAGATGGGTACCGTCCCGCATGGCGCCGCGATGGAGACCATCCGCCAGTGGGGCGCCCACGTGATCCCCCACTTCCGGAAGGACGAGAGCCGATGA
- a CDS encoding DUF4097 family beta strand repeat-containing protein yields the protein MTFDATPPRAPIGALRISTIAMAGVIAAVGVPAAAAAFAMSSRVTDQRERAAISATGPITRVVVADSESDVRISGSDAASGASGQAVVQWKGKNGKRAVLRQSVADGVLTLTKDCSGGGCGPIDITLTVPRDVAVWATTSDGEIGVTGVTGAVDLTSSNGGIDAVGLGSGDASFHTTDGSIDASFTGAPARITAVTTNAAVSVVTDGRTAYYDSVSTANGNRVLSNVQDRKAANEIDVTTTNGDVTIS from the coding sequence ATGACCTTCGACGCCACTCCGCCCCGCGCCCCGATCGGCGCCCTGCGGATCAGCACCATCGCCATGGCCGGCGTGATCGCGGCGGTGGGTGTCCCGGCCGCCGCGGCGGCGTTCGCGATGTCCTCGCGGGTGACCGACCAGCGGGAGCGGGCCGCGATCAGCGCGACGGGCCCGATCACCCGGGTCGTCGTCGCCGATTCCGAGAGCGACGTGCGGATCTCCGGGTCCGACGCGGCGAGCGGGGCGAGCGGGCAGGCGGTCGTGCAGTGGAAGGGCAAGAACGGCAAGCGGGCCGTGCTGCGGCAGAGCGTCGCGGACGGGGTGCTCACCTTGACCAAGGACTGCTCCGGCGGCGGATGCGGGCCGATCGACATCACGCTGACGGTGCCGCGGGACGTCGCGGTGTGGGCCACCACCTCCGACGGGGAGATCGGCGTCACCGGCGTCACCGGCGCCGTGGACCTGACGTCGAGCAACGGCGGCATCGACGCCGTCGGCCTGGGCTCCGGCGACGCCTCCTTCCACACCACGGACGGCAGCATCGACGCCTCCTTCACCGGCGCCCCGGCCCGGATCACGGCGGTCACCACCAACGCCGCCGTCTCGGTCGTCACCGACGGCCGCACCGCGTACTACGACTCCGTGAGCACCGCCAACGGCAACCGGGTCCTGTCGAACGTGCAGGATCGCAAGGCTGCCAACGAGATCGACGTGACCACCACCAACGGCGACGTGACCATCAGTTAG
- a CDS encoding SDR family oxidoreductase has protein sequence MTVPTVPAPVAGHNLLAGKNVAVTAAAGTGIGAAAARRCLEEGARVVISDHHERRLGETHAALAKEFGDEQVHALVCDVTREEHVQALIDGTAERFGSLDVLVNNAGLGGTASVLDMTDEEWTRVLDVTLNGTFRCTRAALRRMRDQGTGGAVVNNASVIGWRAQEGQAHYAAAKAGVMALTRCSALDAAAYGVRVNAVAPSLAMHPFLAKVTTDELLSELTAREAFGRAAEPWEVANVMVFLASDYASYLTGEVLSVSSQHA, from the coding sequence GTGACCGTGCCGACCGTGCCCGCCCCCGTGGCGGGCCACAACCTCCTCGCCGGCAAGAACGTCGCCGTCACCGCCGCCGCCGGGACCGGCATCGGCGCCGCCGCCGCGCGCCGCTGCCTGGAGGAGGGGGCGCGCGTCGTCATCAGCGACCACCACGAGCGCCGCCTGGGGGAGACGCACGCGGCGCTGGCGAAGGAGTTCGGGGACGAGCAGGTCCACGCCCTGGTCTGCGACGTCACCCGCGAGGAGCACGTCCAGGCGCTGATCGACGGGACCGCCGAGCGCTTCGGCAGCCTCGACGTCCTGGTCAACAACGCCGGCCTCGGCGGCACCGCCTCGGTCCTGGACATGACGGACGAGGAGTGGACGCGGGTCCTCGACGTCACCCTCAACGGCACTTTCCGCTGCACCCGGGCGGCGCTGCGCCGCATGCGCGACCAGGGCACCGGCGGGGCCGTGGTCAACAACGCCTCGGTGATCGGCTGGCGCGCGCAGGAGGGCCAGGCGCACTACGCCGCGGCGAAAGCCGGGGTCATGGCCCTGACCCGCTGCTCGGCGCTGGACGCCGCCGCGTACGGTGTCCGGGTGAACGCCGTCGCGCCGTCACTGGCCATGCACCCGTTCCTCGCCAAGGTCACGACCGACGAACTGCTGTCCGAGCTGACCGCCCGCGAGGCGTTCGGGCGCGCCGCCGAGCCGTGGGAGGTCGCGAATGTCATGGTGTTCCTGGCAAGCGACTATGCCTCCTACCTGACCGGTGAAGTCCTCTCCGTTTCGAGCCAACATGCCTAA
- a CDS encoding TetR/AcrR family transcriptional regulator: MPKPPTSDRRAELLNLAAGLFAERGYKNTTVRDIADAAGILSGSLYHHFDSKETMADEILRTFLDELFRDYRAIIERESDPRRAFEQLVDASFQAIDRSHAAIALYQNEAKQLRQSPRFAYLDDTDREFREIWLGTLEKGIASGAFRADLDATMAYRFVRDTVWVAVRWYVPGGKLTAEAVSAQYLSMILEGFQSRG; encoded by the coding sequence ATGCCTAAACCCCCCACCTCCGACCGCCGCGCCGAACTGCTGAACCTCGCCGCCGGCCTGTTCGCCGAGCGCGGCTACAAGAACACCACCGTGCGCGACATCGCCGACGCCGCCGGGATCCTGTCCGGGAGCCTGTACCACCACTTCGACTCCAAGGAGACGATGGCGGACGAGATCCTGCGGACGTTCCTGGACGAGCTGTTCCGCGACTACCGCGCGATCATCGAGCGCGAGAGCGATCCGCGCCGCGCGTTCGAGCAACTGGTCGACGCCTCGTTCCAGGCCATCGACCGCAGCCACGCGGCGATCGCGCTGTACCAGAACGAGGCCAAGCAACTGCGCCAGTCGCCGCGCTTCGCCTACCTGGACGACACCGACCGCGAGTTCCGCGAGATCTGGCTGGGCACGCTGGAGAAGGGCATCGCCTCGGGGGCGTTCCGCGCCGATCTGGACGCCACCATGGCCTACCGCTTCGTGCGCGACACCGTGTGGGTCGCGGTGCGCTGGTATGTGCCGGGCGGCAAGCTCACCGCCGAGGCAGTCTCGGCGCAGTACCTCTCCATGATCCTCGAAGGGTTCCAGAGCAGGGGTTGA
- a CDS encoding acetyl-CoA C-acetyltransferase, translated as MGEAYIVGALRTAVGRKKGALSAAHPADLGAHVIKAVVDAAGVDPAAVDDVVFGCVDTIGTQAGDIARTAWLAAGLPEEVPGVTVDRQCGSSQQAVHFAAQAVLSGTADLVVAGGVQNMSQIPIAAAMTVATQFGITDPFSGSKGWRARYGDQPVSQFHAAELIAEKWDISRDEMEDFALESHRRALAAIDEGRFEREIVPYEGFAVDEGPRRDTSKEAMAGLRTLVEGGRLTAAVSSQISDASAALLIASEDAVRTHGLTPRARIHHLSVRGADPIYMLTAPIPATAYALRKSAMDLDDIDLVEINEAFAPVVLAWAKETGADPARVNVNGGAIALGHPLGATGARLMTTLLHELERTGGRYGLQTMCEGGGQANVTIIERL; from the coding sequence ATGGGTGAGGCCTACATAGTCGGGGCCCTGCGAACAGCGGTCGGACGCAAGAAGGGCGCGCTGTCCGCGGCGCATCCCGCCGATCTGGGAGCGCACGTCATCAAGGCGGTCGTGGACGCCGCCGGGGTCGATCCGGCGGCCGTGGACGACGTCGTGTTCGGCTGCGTCGACACCATCGGGACGCAGGCCGGCGACATCGCGCGCACCGCGTGGCTGGCCGCCGGGCTGCCCGAGGAGGTGCCGGGGGTGACGGTGGACCGGCAGTGCGGGTCCTCGCAGCAGGCGGTGCACTTCGCGGCCCAGGCGGTGCTGAGCGGGACGGCGGACCTCGTGGTGGCCGGCGGCGTGCAGAACATGTCGCAGATCCCGATCGCGGCGGCGATGACGGTCGCGACGCAGTTCGGCATCACGGATCCGTTCTCCGGCTCGAAGGGGTGGCGGGCCCGGTACGGCGACCAGCCGGTGTCGCAGTTCCACGCGGCCGAGCTGATCGCCGAGAAGTGGGACATCTCCCGGGACGAGATGGAGGACTTCGCGCTGGAGTCGCATCGGCGGGCGCTGGCGGCGATCGACGAGGGGCGCTTCGAGCGCGAGATCGTGCCGTACGAGGGGTTCGCGGTCGACGAGGGGCCGCGCCGCGACACCTCCAAGGAGGCCATGGCCGGCCTGCGCACGCTGGTCGAGGGCGGCCGGCTGACCGCGGCGGTGTCGTCGCAGATCTCTGATGCCTCGGCCGCGCTGCTCATCGCCTCCGAGGACGCGGTACGCACCCACGGCCTCACCCCGCGCGCCCGGATCCACCACCTCTCGGTCCGCGGCGCCGACCCGATCTACATGCTCACCGCCCCGATCCCGGCCACCGCGTATGCATTGCGCAAGAGCGCGATGGACCTGGACGACATCGACCTGGTCGAGATCAACGAGGCCTTCGCGCCGGTGGTGCTGGCGTGGGCCAAGGAGACCGGCGCGGACCCGGCGCGGGTGAACGTCAACGGCGGCGCCATCGCGCTGGGACACCCGCTGGGCGCGACCGGCGCGCGGCTGATGACGACGCTGCTGCACGAGTTGGAGCGCACCGGCGGCCGCTACGGTCTGCAGACGATGTGCGAGGGCGGCGGGCAGGCGAACGTGACGATCATCGAAAGGCTCTGA
- a CDS encoding pyridoxamine 5'-phosphate oxidase family protein, producing the protein MVNVHEVIDAKLRKFIEAQPLFFVATAPLAADGHVNLSPKGTRGSLAVLGSDRLAYLDLTGSGAESLAHLRENGRITLMWAAFEGPPNIVRVHGTGEVLWRDDPRWAEYIGLFPAAADPGARAIVLVQAKRISDSCGYAVPFMDYQGERRLLAEYFGRRDEEFHVDYVARKNATSIDGLPAVPVETLRASR; encoded by the coding sequence ATGGTCAACGTGCACGAGGTGATCGACGCCAAGCTCCGCAAGTTCATCGAGGCGCAGCCCCTGTTCTTCGTGGCGACCGCACCGCTGGCCGCCGACGGGCACGTCAACCTCTCGCCGAAGGGCACCCGCGGCTCGCTCGCGGTCCTCGGCTCGGACCGGCTGGCGTACCTGGACCTCACCGGCAGCGGCGCCGAGAGCCTGGCGCACCTCCGGGAGAACGGCCGCATCACGCTCATGTGGGCGGCGTTCGAGGGGCCGCCGAACATCGTGCGCGTGCACGGCACCGGCGAGGTGCTGTGGCGCGACGACCCGCGCTGGGCGGAGTACATCGGACTGTTCCCGGCGGCGGCCGACCCCGGCGCGCGGGCCATCGTCCTGGTCCAGGCGAAGCGGATCAGCGACTCCTGCGGCTACGCGGTGCCGTTCATGGACTACCAGGGCGAGCGGCGGCTGCTCGCCGAGTACTTCGGCCGGCGCGACGAGGAGTTCCACGTCGACTACGTGGCGCGCAAGAACGCCACGAGCATCGACGGACTGCCGGCGGTTCCGGTGGAGACGCTGCGCGCATCGCGATAG
- a CDS encoding acyl-CoA dehydrogenase family protein, whose translation MRFALTEEQRDFRDAVDSLLRDANGIAAARSWAAGDTKPGLEIWRALAGIGLHSLAGEYPVELCAAMERVGYHAAPGPYPESLAVATVRPDWRERIAAGAIATAAMPPVAPWAPNADVASLCLSVTVAGPAASLDPTRSLFAVEGASPNDLLLDTAALLTAAQLLGLGRAALDMTVAYAKQRVQYGRVIGEYQAVKHRLADAHTGLEFARPLVFAAALSSGSGDVSAAKAAASDAAYRAARAALQLHGAIGYTDEYDLSVFFKKIRALYSAWGSPSFHRERLLRHIGTG comes from the coding sequence GTGAGATTCGCTCTGACCGAGGAGCAGCGCGACTTCCGCGATGCGGTCGACTCCTTGTTGCGCGACGCGAACGGCATCGCCGCGGCTCGTTCCTGGGCGGCCGGCGACACCAAGCCGGGTCTGGAGATCTGGCGCGCTCTGGCCGGGATCGGGCTGCACTCGCTCGCAGGCGAGTACCCGGTCGAGCTGTGCGCGGCGATGGAGCGCGTCGGCTATCACGCGGCTCCCGGGCCGTATCCGGAATCGCTGGCGGTGGCGACAGTGCGGCCCGACTGGCGCGAGCGCATAGCCGCCGGCGCGATCGCCACCGCCGCCATGCCGCCGGTCGCGCCCTGGGCGCCGAACGCCGATGTCGCGAGTCTTTGTCTGTCGGTGACCGTCGCCGGGCCGGCCGCCTCGCTGGATCCGACCCGGTCGCTGTTCGCCGTCGAGGGCGCGTCGCCGAACGACCTCCTGCTCGACACCGCCGCGCTCCTCACCGCCGCCCAGCTGCTCGGCCTCGGCCGTGCCGCCCTGGACATGACCGTCGCCTACGCCAAGCAGCGCGTGCAGTACGGCCGCGTCATCGGCGAGTACCAGGCGGTCAAGCACCGGCTCGCCGACGCGCACACCGGCCTGGAGTTCGCGCGTCCCCTGGTCTTCGCCGCCGCCCTCAGCTCCGGCTCGGGCGACGTCTCCGCGGCGAAGGCCGCCGCGAGCGACGCCGCCTACCGCGCGGCCCGCGCCGCGCTCCAGTTGCACGGCGCCATCGGCTACACCGACGAGTACGACCTGTCCGTCTTCTTCAAGAAGATCAGGGCGCTGTACTCCGCCTGGGGAAGTCCTTCCTTCCACCGTGAGCGACTGCTCCGCCACATCGGCACCGGCTGA
- a CDS encoding acyl-CoA dehydrogenase family protein: protein MDLTDSAADEAFRAEIFRTELRAWLHDHLTGEFAAARGLGGPGREHEAFDVRVAWDRHLAAHGWTCLDWPKEYGGRAAGLAQQVIFHEEYARADAPIRVSHIGEQLLGPTLIAFGTEEQKQRFLPGIRDVTELWCQGYSEPDAGSDLANVKTTAVLSEDGSEWILNGQKVWTSLAHLADWCFVVARTDAAAPKHRGLSYLLVPMRQPGVEVRPILQLTKTSEFNEVYFTDARTPAGNVVGGVNDGWRVAMATLGFERGVSTLGQQIGFRRELDGIIALARRTGAAGDPLIQDRLTRAAIGLDVLRLNALRSMTGLTDSAGNTDSTGTTGSTGGTAGPEASIGKLAWARWHRDLGELAMDVLGPAGTVTGPGYDLDEWQRLWLFSRADTIYGGSDEIQRNVIAERVLGLPKEPRA, encoded by the coding sequence GTGGACCTCACCGACAGCGCCGCGGACGAGGCCTTCCGTGCGGAGATTTTCCGGACCGAGCTGCGGGCCTGGCTCCACGACCACCTCACCGGCGAGTTCGCCGCGGCCCGGGGGCTGGGCGGCCCCGGGCGCGAGCACGAGGCCTTCGACGTCCGCGTCGCCTGGGACCGCCACCTCGCCGCGCACGGCTGGACCTGCCTGGACTGGCCCAAGGAGTACGGCGGCCGGGCCGCCGGCCTCGCGCAGCAGGTGATCTTCCACGAGGAGTACGCGCGCGCCGACGCGCCGATCCGCGTCAGCCACATCGGCGAACAGCTCCTGGGGCCCACGCTCATCGCCTTCGGCACCGAGGAGCAGAAGCAGCGCTTCCTGCCGGGCATCCGCGACGTGACAGAGCTCTGGTGCCAGGGCTATTCCGAGCCCGACGCCGGCTCGGACCTCGCCAACGTCAAGACCACCGCCGTGCTCTCCGAAGACGGCAGCGAGTGGATCCTCAACGGACAGAAGGTGTGGACCTCGCTGGCGCACCTGGCCGACTGGTGCTTCGTCGTGGCGCGCACCGATGCCGCCGCGCCGAAACATCGAGGACTGTCATACCTGCTGGTGCCGATGCGGCAGCCCGGCGTCGAGGTCCGGCCGATCCTGCAGCTCACCAAGACCTCCGAGTTCAACGAGGTCTACTTCACCGACGCGCGCACCCCGGCGGGCAACGTCGTCGGCGGCGTGAACGACGGCTGGCGGGTCGCGATGGCCACCCTCGGCTTCGAACGCGGCGTCTCCACGCTCGGGCAGCAGATCGGCTTCCGGCGCGAGCTCGACGGGATCATCGCGCTGGCCAGGCGGACCGGGGCGGCCGGCGACCCGCTGATCCAGGACCGCCTCACCCGCGCCGCGATCGGTCTGGACGTGCTGCGCCTCAATGCTTTGCGATCCATGACGGGCCTGACAGACAGCGCTGGCAACACTGACAGCACCGGCACGACCGGCAGCACCGGGGGCACCGCCGGCCCCGAGGCCTCGATCGGCAAGCTGGCCTGGGCCCGCTGGCACCGCGACCTCGGCGAGCTGGCGATGGACGTGCTGGGCCCGGCCGGCACCGTCACCGGGCCCGGCTACGACCTCGACGAGTGGCAGCGGCTGTGGCTGTTCAGCCGCGCCGACACCATCTACGGCGGATCCGACGAGATCCAGCGGAACGTCATCGCCGAGCGCGTCCTCGGCCTGCCGAAGGAGCCGCGAGCGTGA